The segment CTTTACTGCGTATAGCGGACAATCACTAACTAAAGACAAGCGATGAAAAAAACAACAAGAAACAAGTGGCTCGTGTTTGCACTGCTGCTGCTGGGTTTTCAATCAACAAAAGCGCAAACAGAATATCGACTGAATGTAAAAGAAGCGGTAAGCCTGGCATTAAACAATGTTGCTGACATTAAAAATCTACGCATTGATTCACTGAAACAGGAAGCACAGAACAAAGAGATCGTTGGCTCGGCGTTACCACAGGTAACCGGTAGCGGTCAGGTGGCACATTATCTTACTTTGCCAAAGATCTTATTCCCCAGTGCTGGTAAAACAGATGTGTATACAGTACTAAACCAGGAAGGGGTAAAAGATGGGAGCGGTAATACCATTCAGCGAAAAAATGAATTTACAGTTCAGGAGTTCAGCTTTGTACAGCCATGGAGCATTACTGCAGGTGTAAGTTTGAACCAATTGTTATTTCAACCGGATGTATTTGTTGGTCTTATTGCCCGCAAAACTTCCATTGAATACGCAAAAGAAAACATCAAAGTTCAGGAAGAAAAAACACGTGAGCAGGTACAGAAAGCTTACTACCAGGTTTTGATTGCTGAACAGCAACTGGGTGTATTGCAGCAAAGCCTTCAACGTTTTCAGAAACTGTTGAGCGACCAGGAGCAACTTTTCAAAAACGGCTTTATTGAAAAACTTGATATCGATAAAACAACTGTAAGCTTTAACAACACAAAGTCGAGCGAGACACAATTGAAAAATGTAATTGAGTTAGGCTATGCTGCATTAAAATTCAGCATGGGACTTAACCAAAGCGATAAGATTGTACTTACAGAAACACTCACTACACAAACTGTAAAAGAAAACATCCTTGATGATGGAAGTTTCAATTACAATAATCGCAGTGAAGTTCGTTTATTAAATACCGTACAGAAACTCCAGCAGCTTGATGTAAGACGTCAGAAACTCGGTTATGCACCAACGTTGGCTTTCTTCTACCAGTTTCAGCAGCAGGGGCAGTTGAACAAAAACTTCTCAGCCTTTACCGGTCAAAACTGGTTCTGGTTCAACTCCAATCTTATTGGTTTGAACTTAAGCATCCCCATCTTCGATGGCTTTCAACGTAAGTACAAAATTCACCAGGCACAATACACACTCGACAAAACTGTGAATACAATGGAGAATGTGAAGAGAGCAATTGACCTGGAAAAAACATCTTCACAGATCAATTTGCGTAATGCCATTATCAACATGGATGCTCAACAGAAGAATCTTGAACTGGCTGAACGGGTTTACAATACCACGAAGAAAAAATATGAACAAGGTCTTGGAGACAGTTTCGATGTTTTGATTGCGGATAACGAATTTCAACGTGCTCAAGGCAACTACTTTGATGCGTTGTACAATGCAGTTGTAGCCAGAATCAGTTATTTCAAAGCCATTGGACAATTAAACTAATCATCAACCATTACTATAAACATCAAATTATGAAACGAATTTTTCAATACACCATCATCGCCGGGTTTGCGGTTGTTCTTGTTGCCTGCGGACAGGGAGCAAAAGAAAAGAAAGGATCGCTTGGCGATAAGAAAGCAGAACTGGAAAAACTGAAAACAGAACAGGTTACACTTGCAACAAAGATCCAGACACTGGAACAGGAAATTGCAAAGCTTGATACCGGCGCAGGCAAAAGCGACAAAGCAAAACTGATAGCAGTTACACCTGTAGTAACTGAAGATTTCTCTCACTACATTGACCTGCAGGGAAAAATTGATGCAGATAATATTTCTTACATCGCACCACCAAACGGACAAGGTGGCCTTGTAACTGATCTTTATATTAAAGAAGGTCAGTTTGTAAAGAAAGGACAACTTGTTTTGAAGATGGATGATAAAGTGTTGCGCCAACAAGTAAAAATTCAGGAAACACAATTAGCACTGGCCAAAGATCTTTACCAGCGTCAGAAAAATTTATGGGATCAGAACATTGGCAGCGAAGTGCAATTAATCTCAGCTAAAACAAATGTAGAAGCATTGGAACGCCAGATCGCAACCGCTTATGAGCAAATAAAACTTTTCACTGTGTATTCACCGGCAAGTGGTATTGCAGATGTTGTTTTAGTAAAAGTGGGCGAATTCTTTTCAGGTATGATGGGAGTATCTCCACAGATACGTATTGTAAACAACAGCACGTTAAAAGCAGTGGTAGAAGTTCCAGAAAATTATATGAACCGTGTGCGTGTAGGAAGCCCGGTTATTGTTACTCTGCCTGATATGAACA is part of the Lacibacter sediminis genome and harbors:
- a CDS encoding efflux RND transporter periplasmic adaptor subunit, which gives rise to MKRIFQYTIIAGFAVVLVACGQGAKEKKGSLGDKKAELEKLKTEQVTLATKIQTLEQEIAKLDTGAGKSDKAKLIAVTPVVTEDFSHYIDLQGKIDADNISYIAPPNGQGGLVTDLYIKEGQFVKKGQLVLKMDDKVLRQQVKIQETQLALAKDLYQRQKNLWDQNIGSEVQLISAKTNVEALERQIATAYEQIKLFTVYSPASGIADVVLVKVGEFFSGMMGVSPQIRIVNNSTLKAVVEVPENYMNRVRVGSPVIVTLPDMNKTFNSTVKLSSQTINPNTRTFTIEANIPGGGVRPNSIAAVRIKDYDAPNALVIPVNLIQTDDKGKYVYVVEKDSKGRSIAVKKPVVVGESYGDKIEIKAGLQTGMQLISEGYQTVYDKQVVTIG
- a CDS encoding TolC family protein gives rise to the protein MKKTTRNKWLVFALLLLGFQSTKAQTEYRLNVKEAVSLALNNVADIKNLRIDSLKQEAQNKEIVGSALPQVTGSGQVAHYLTLPKILFPSAGKTDVYTVLNQEGVKDGSGNTIQRKNEFTVQEFSFVQPWSITAGVSLNQLLFQPDVFVGLIARKTSIEYAKENIKVQEEKTREQVQKAYYQVLIAEQQLGVLQQSLQRFQKLLSDQEQLFKNGFIEKLDIDKTTVSFNNTKSSETQLKNVIELGYAALKFSMGLNQSDKIVLTETLTTQTVKENILDDGSFNYNNRSEVRLLNTVQKLQQLDVRRQKLGYAPTLAFFYQFQQQGQLNKNFSAFTGQNWFWFNSNLIGLNLSIPIFDGFQRKYKIHQAQYTLDKTVNTMENVKRAIDLEKTSSQINLRNAIINMDAQQKNLELAERVYNTTKKKYEQGLGDSFDVLIADNEFQRAQGNYFDALYNAVVARISYFKAIGQLN